The following coding sequences lie in one Pseudomonas monsensis genomic window:
- a CDS encoding autotransporter serine protease — MNNNNTPAQTGGRFALKTLTCAVLCALTSWGTAHAAPYVENGRKGDPSSWRSAEFQADWGLGAIGADYAYAAGYTGKGVKLGIFDQPVYAAHPEFSGSNKVITLVTRGIREYTDPYIPVKAGDAFLYDGSPSVGSDGKLGAHGTHVGGIAAGSRDGGPMHGVAFGAQIISADNGDPGPEDGIVRGNDGAVYKAGWDALIASGARIINNSWGIGITDRFDLGGRDPAYPHFTVNDAQLQFNEIRTLLGTKPGGAYDGAIAAARSGIVTIFAAGNDYNLNNPDAIAGLGYFVPDIAPNWITVAALQKNPDLASANPYIMSTFSSRCGYTASFCVSAPGTKIYSAIIEGTNADNLTTGYKNYNGTSMAAPHVAGSMAVLMERFPYMSGDQVATVLRTTATDLGAPGIDALYGWGMINLRKGIDGPAMFVNEQDIPEEFRIQGAYGSGQFVADLPGIGAIIDKGKPTERVCNDITCGLDTWRNDISGHGGLTKQGLGTLVLTGNNTYSGPTLVNQGRLAINGSLQSAVTVNDGGVLGGNGHIGALSVKSGGTVAPGNSIGTLNVAGDVTFAPGSTYAVELSPTSSDQIIATGKAVIEGATVSMSLENSPTLLTTSEVQSLLGTRYNILQAAGGIEGRFGQVLPDYAFLGGILDYSAGGIQLAVGRNEASFASVGLTPNQRAVGAAAERLGAGNALFETLLLSPNAASAQQAFQQLSGEIHPAIGTLLINDSRYLREAVGERLRERDLFNAGAPTDDRSNAWVKVLGSWGKSDGGHDNADSNSSISGLLAGVDGLIAEDTRLGFVTGYSDSSLNMGSGTHSSASVDSYHLGAYLGHQIDALRLTAGAAYSWHRVDVKRELQFGGVSGRQKTKHDAATTQVFTEAAYDLGLQPMNLEPFANLSYVHLNTESFTEKGDAAALKSGEDNRDVVLSTLGVRAKRTFAVSDQHQLELGASLGWQHNLSSVDADSHLAFANGNSAFTVQSVSMDRDAAVVGVRAGLALNRDVRVNLDYNGLIGNNEKNHGVGLTLDWQF, encoded by the coding sequence ATGAATAACAACAATACCCCCGCGCAAACGGGTGGCCGCTTTGCCCTGAAAACCCTCACGTGCGCCGTGTTGTGCGCACTGACCAGTTGGGGCACCGCGCACGCGGCGCCCTACGTGGAAAACGGTCGCAAGGGTGATCCCTCGAGTTGGCGCAGCGCCGAATTCCAGGCCGACTGGGGCCTGGGTGCGATCGGTGCCGATTACGCCTATGCCGCCGGCTATACCGGCAAAGGCGTGAAGCTGGGCATTTTCGACCAGCCGGTGTACGCCGCGCATCCGGAGTTCTCCGGCAGCAACAAGGTGATCACCCTGGTCACGCGCGGGATCCGCGAATACACCGACCCGTACATTCCGGTGAAGGCGGGTGATGCGTTCCTGTACGACGGCTCGCCCTCGGTCGGCTCCGACGGCAAGCTCGGTGCCCACGGCACCCACGTCGGGGGTATCGCCGCTGGCAGTCGTGACGGCGGGCCGATGCACGGCGTAGCGTTCGGCGCACAGATCATCAGCGCCGACAACGGCGACCCCGGCCCGGAAGACGGTATCGTGCGCGGTAATGACGGCGCGGTGTACAAGGCCGGTTGGGATGCGCTGATCGCCAGCGGCGCGCGGATCATCAACAACAGCTGGGGCATCGGCATCACCGACCGTTTCGACCTCGGTGGCCGCGATCCGGCGTACCCGCACTTCACCGTCAACGACGCGCAATTGCAGTTCAACGAAATCCGCACGCTGCTCGGCACCAAACCCGGCGGCGCCTACGACGGTGCAATCGCGGCGGCCCGCAGCGGTATCGTGACGATCTTCGCCGCCGGTAACGACTACAACCTCAACAACCCGGACGCCATCGCCGGCCTCGGCTATTTCGTCCCGGACATCGCGCCCAACTGGATCACCGTCGCTGCGTTGCAGAAGAACCCGGACCTGGCCAGCGCCAACCCGTACATCATGAGCACGTTCTCTTCGCGTTGCGGCTACACCGCGAGTTTCTGCGTCTCGGCGCCAGGCACGAAAATCTACAGCGCGATCATCGAAGGCACCAACGCCGACAACCTGACCACCGGTTACAAAAATTACAATGGCACCTCGATGGCCGCGCCACACGTGGCCGGCTCGATGGCGGTGCTGATGGAGCGCTTCCCGTACATGTCCGGCGACCAGGTCGCCACGGTGCTGCGCACCACCGCCACCGACCTCGGCGCACCGGGCATCGACGCCCTGTACGGCTGGGGCATGATCAACTTGCGCAAGGGCATCGACGGCCCGGCGATGTTCGTCAACGAGCAGGACATCCCCGAAGAGTTCCGCATTCAGGGGGCTTACGGCTCCGGTCAGTTCGTCGCTGATTTGCCGGGTATCGGCGCGATCATCGACAAGGGCAAGCCCACCGAGCGTGTCTGCAACGACATCACCTGCGGCCTCGACACCTGGCGCAACGATATTTCCGGTCATGGCGGTTTGACCAAGCAGGGCCTCGGCACTCTGGTGTTGACCGGCAACAACACCTACAGCGGCCCGACCCTGGTCAATCAGGGACGACTGGCGATCAACGGTTCGCTGCAATCGGCGGTGACCGTGAATGACGGCGGCGTCCTCGGCGGTAACGGCCATATTGGCGCGCTGTCGGTGAAAAGCGGCGGTACCGTGGCACCCGGCAACTCCATCGGCACCTTGAACGTGGCCGGCGACGTGACCTTCGCCCCGGGCTCGACCTATGCCGTTGAACTGTCGCCGACCAGCAGCGACCAGATCATCGCCACCGGCAAAGCGGTGATTGAAGGCGCGACGGTGAGCATGTCCCTGGAAAACAGCCCGACCTTGCTGACCACCAGCGAAGTGCAAAGCCTGCTCGGCACCCGCTACAACATCCTGCAAGCAGCGGGCGGGATCGAAGGCCGCTTCGGTCAGGTATTGCCGGATTACGCGTTCCTCGGTGGCATCCTCGATTACTCGGCGGGCGGTATCCAGCTGGCGGTCGGGCGCAACGAAGCCTCCTTCGCCAGCGTCGGCCTGACGCCGAACCAGCGTGCGGTCGGTGCTGCTGCCGAACGGCTGGGCGCGGGCAATGCGCTGTTCGAAACCTTGCTGTTGTCGCCGAACGCGGCCTCGGCGCAACAGGCCTTCCAGCAACTGTCCGGCGAAATCCACCCGGCTATCGGCACGCTGTTGATCAACGACAGCCGTTACCTGCGTGAGGCAGTGGGCGAGCGTCTGCGCGAACGTGACCTGTTCAACGCCGGTGCACCGACCGATGACCGCAGCAACGCCTGGGTCAAGGTCCTGGGTTCGTGGGGCAAGAGCGATGGCGGGCATGACAATGCCGACTCCAACAGCTCGATCAGTGGTTTGCTGGCCGGTGTCGACGGCTTGATTGCTGAAGATACTCGCTTGGGTTTCGTTACCGGTTACAGCGACAGCTCGTTGAACATGGGCAGTGGCACGCATTCGTCGGCGTCGGTCGACAGCTACCACTTGGGTGCGTACTTGGGGCATCAGATCGACGCATTGCGCCTGACCGCCGGTGCGGCCTACAGCTGGCATCGCGTGGACGTGAAGCGTGAACTGCAGTTCGGTGGTGTCAGCGGCAGACAGAAAACCAAGCACGACGCCGCCACGACTCAGGTGTTCACTGAAGCGGCTTACGACCTGGGCCTGCAACCGATGAACCTGGAGCCGTTCGCCAATCTGTCGTACGTGCACCTGAACACCGAAAGCTTCACCGAAAAGGGTGACGCGGCGGCGCTCAAAAGCGGCGAAGACAACCGCGACGTGGTGCTCTCGACCCTGGGTGTGCGTGCCAAGCGCACGTTTGCCGTGTCGGACCAGCATCAGCTGGAACTGGGGGCGAGCCTTGGCTGGCAGCACAACCTGAGCAGCGTCGATGCGGACAGCCACCTGGCCTTCGCCAATGGCAACAGCGCGTTCACCGTGCAGAGCGTGTCGATGGATCGTGATGCGGCGGTGGTGGGCGTACGCGCCGGTCTGGCGCTCAATCGCGATGTGCGGGTGAACCTGGATTACAACGGGCTGATCGGTAACAACGAGAAGAACCACGGCGTGGGTCTGACCCTCGACTGGCAGTTCTAA
- a CDS encoding polyurethane esterase: protein MGLFDYKNADGKALYSDAIALTLYAYTPTGKPLPATAWAPVTATALGYQGKVGDKGTFFGEKDGFTSAEAEVLGKYDASGKLIGIGVAFRGTGGLDYSDTFGDMKNNLLAAFGPADYASNYAKNAFDNLLKAVAAFAIANGIAAKDVLISGHSLGGLGVNSVAELSANNWGGFFKDANYIAFASPTQSSTGNNVLNIGYENDPVFRVLDGTTFSSASMGKHDKPHDSTTDNIVNFNDHYASTAQNLVPFSIINPLSWSAHSSLGYADGLNRVIDSKFYNLTDKDSTIIVSNLEQASRGKTWVEDLGRSGEPHTGSTFIIGTDSNDWLKGGAGNDFLEGRAGDDRFRDDGGFNILLGGQGHNTFELQKPLQNFSFANDGDGTLYVRDAYGGISMTRDIGALVSKEAGSWWGSKDITWGVTAKGLSNGNQLTQYTHSLNGDAYGNALHATADGDWLFGLGGDDKLVSDKGHVTFVGGAGNDVMTAVGGNNTFLFSGAFGFDAINGYQGSDKLVFMGVEGAGQGYDYKQHASQSGADTVLKIGDYAVTLIGVGVANLSDSAFVFA, encoded by the coding sequence ATGGGACTGTTCGATTACAAGAATGCTGATGGCAAAGCGTTGTACAGCGACGCCATCGCGCTGACGTTGTACGCCTACACACCGACCGGCAAACCGTTGCCCGCGACGGCCTGGGCCCCGGTGACCGCGACGGCGCTGGGCTATCAGGGCAAGGTTGGCGACAAGGGCACGTTCTTCGGCGAGAAAGACGGCTTTACCAGCGCCGAAGCCGAAGTGCTCGGCAAGTACGACGCCTCCGGCAAACTGATCGGTATCGGTGTGGCCTTCCGTGGTACCGGCGGGCTGGACTACAGCGACACCTTCGGCGACATGAAAAACAATCTGCTGGCGGCGTTCGGGCCAGCGGATTATGCGAGCAACTACGCGAAAAACGCCTTCGACAACCTGCTCAAGGCCGTCGCTGCGTTTGCCATCGCCAATGGCATCGCTGCCAAGGACGTCTTGATCAGCGGCCACAGCCTCGGCGGGCTCGGGGTCAACAGCGTGGCCGAGTTGAGTGCAAACAATTGGGGCGGGTTCTTCAAGGACGCCAACTACATTGCGTTTGCCTCGCCGACCCAGAGCAGCACCGGCAACAATGTATTGAACATCGGCTATGAGAACGACCCGGTGTTCCGCGTGCTTGATGGCACCACGTTCAGCAGCGCCTCGATGGGCAAGCACGACAAGCCGCATGATTCGACTACCGACAACATCGTCAACTTCAACGACCACTATGCGTCCACCGCACAGAACCTGGTGCCGTTCAGCATCATCAATCCGCTGAGCTGGTCGGCGCACAGTTCGCTGGGGTATGCCGATGGCTTGAATCGGGTGATCGACTCGAAGTTCTACAACCTCACCGACAAGGACTCGACGATCATCGTCTCCAACCTGGAGCAAGCATCCCGGGGCAAAACCTGGGTCGAGGACCTCGGGCGCAGCGGCGAGCCGCACACCGGCAGCACCTTCATCATCGGCACCGACAGCAACGACTGGCTCAAGGGCGGGGCGGGCAACGACTTCCTTGAAGGCCGTGCCGGCGATGACCGGTTCCGTGACGACGGTGGCTTCAACATCCTGCTCGGTGGCCAGGGTCACAACACCTTCGAATTGCAGAAACCGTTGCAGAACTTCAGCTTCGCCAACGACGGAGACGGCACGCTGTACGTGCGCGACGCCTACGGCGGCATCAGCATGACTCGCGACATCGGTGCGCTGGTGAGCAAGGAGGCGGGGTCGTGGTGGGGCAGCAAGGACATCACCTGGGGCGTCACGGCCAAGGGCTTGAGCAATGGCAACCAACTGACCCAGTACACCCATTCGCTCAACGGCGATGCGTACGGCAATGCGTTGCACGCGACCGCCGACGGTGACTGGCTGTTCGGCCTCGGTGGCGACGACAAACTGGTCAGCGACAAGGGCCACGTGACCTTCGTCGGCGGCGCCGGAAACGACGTGATGACGGCGGTGGGTGGCAACAACACCTTCCTGTTCAGCGGCGCGTTCGGCTTCGATGCCATCAATGGCTACCAGGGCAGCGACAAACTGGTGTTCATGGGCGTCGAAGGCGCGGGGCAGGGCTACGACTACAAGCAGCACGCCTCGCAGTCCGGGGCCGACACCGTGCTGAAGATTGGCGACTATGCCGTGACCCTGATCGGGGTGGGAGTGGCTAACCTGTCGGACTCGGCATTCGTTTTTGCCTAG
- a CDS encoding polyurethane esterase: MGVFDYKNFGTADSKALFSDAMAITLYSYHNLDNGFATGYQHNGFGLGLPATLVTALLGGTDSQGVIPGIPWNLDSEKLALDAVKKAGWTPITASQLGYEGKTDARGTFFGEKAGYATAQVEILGKYDAQGHLTEIGIAFRGTSGPRENLILDSIGDVINDLLAAFGPKDYARNYVGEAFGNLLSDVVAFAKANGLTGKDVLVSGHSLGGLAVNSMADLSGGKWGGFFADSNYIAYASPTQSSTDKVLNVGYENDPVFRALDGSNFTGASIGVHDAPKESATDNIVSFNDHYASTAWNLLPFSILNIPTWISHLPTAYGDGMNRIIESKFYDLTSKDSTIIVANLSDPARANTWVQDLNRNAETHKGSTFIIGSDANDLIQGGSGNDYLEGRAGNDTFRDSGGYNVILGGAGNNTLDLQKSVNTFDFANDGAGNLYIRDAKGGISITRDIGSIVTKEPGFLWGLFKDDVTHSVTSSGLKVGNNLTAYESSVKGSSGADTLKAHAGGDWLFGLDGNDHLVGGAGNDVFVGGAGNDLMESGGGADTFLFNGAFGQDRVVGFTSNDKLVFLGVQGVLPTDDLRAHAATVGQDTVLTFGNDSVTLVGVALNSLSADGIVIA; this comes from the coding sequence ATGGGTGTGTTTGACTACAAAAACTTCGGCACAGCCGATTCCAAGGCGCTGTTCAGCGACGCCATGGCGATCACGCTGTATTCCTACCACAACCTCGATAACGGCTTTGCCACGGGTTATCAGCACAACGGCTTCGGCCTTGGCCTGCCGGCCACGCTGGTCACGGCGTTGCTGGGCGGCACGGACTCCCAGGGGGTTATCCCCGGCATTCCGTGGAACCTCGATTCGGAAAAACTCGCCCTCGACGCCGTGAAGAAGGCCGGCTGGACGCCGATCACCGCGTCGCAACTGGGGTATGAAGGCAAGACCGACGCACGCGGCACCTTCTTCGGCGAGAAGGCCGGTTACGCTACCGCGCAGGTCGAAATCCTCGGCAAGTACGACGCCCAGGGCCATCTGACGGAAATCGGCATCGCCTTTCGCGGCACCAGCGGCCCGCGGGAAAACTTGATCCTCGACTCCATCGGCGATGTGATCAACGACCTGCTGGCGGCGTTCGGTCCCAAGGACTACGCCAGGAACTACGTCGGTGAAGCCTTCGGCAACCTGCTCAGTGATGTCGTGGCGTTCGCCAAGGCCAACGGCCTGACCGGCAAGGACGTGCTGGTCAGCGGCCACAGCCTCGGCGGGCTGGCAGTCAACAGCATGGCCGACCTGAGCGGCGGCAAATGGGGCGGCTTCTTCGCCGATTCCAACTACATTGCCTACGCCTCACCGACCCAGAGCAGCACCGACAAGGTGCTCAACGTCGGTTACGAAAACGATCCGGTATTCCGCGCCCTCGACGGCTCGAACTTCACCGGCGCCTCGATCGGCGTGCACGACGCGCCGAAGGAATCGGCCACCGACAACATCGTCAGCTTCAACGATCACTACGCCTCGACCGCGTGGAATCTGCTGCCGTTCTCGATCCTCAACATCCCGACCTGGATCTCACACCTGCCGACTGCTTACGGCGACGGCATGAACCGGATCATCGAGTCGAAGTTCTACGACCTGACCAGCAAGGACTCGACGATCATCGTCGCCAACCTGTCGGACCCGGCGCGCGCCAATACCTGGGTGCAGGACCTCAATCGCAATGCCGAAACCCACAAGGGCAGCACCTTTATCATCGGCAGCGACGCCAACGACCTGATCCAGGGCGGCAGTGGCAACGACTATCTGGAGGGCCGCGCCGGCAACGACACCTTCCGCGACAGTGGCGGCTACAACGTCATCCTCGGCGGCGCCGGCAATAACACCCTCGACTTGCAGAAATCGGTGAACACCTTCGACTTTGCCAACGACGGCGCCGGCAACCTGTACATCCGCGATGCCAAAGGCGGGATCAGCATCACCCGCGATATCGGCAGCATCGTCACCAAGGAGCCGGGCTTCCTCTGGGGGCTGTTCAAGGACGACGTGACCCACAGCGTCACCAGCAGCGGCTTGAAGGTCGGCAACAACCTCACCGCGTATGAGTCGAGCGTCAAAGGCAGCAGCGGTGCCGACACACTCAAGGCGCATGCTGGCGGTGACTGGCTGTTCGGGCTCGATGGCAACGATCATCTGGTGGGTGGCGCCGGTAATGACGTCTTCGTCGGTGGCGCCGGCAACGACCTGATGGAGTCGGGCGGCGGGGCGGACACGTTCCTGTTCAACGGGGCGTTCGGCCAGGACCGGGTGGTCGGGTTTACGTCCAACGACAAACTGGTGTTCCTGGGCGTGCAGGGGGTGTTGCCGACCGATGACTTGCGTGCCCATGCCGCGACAGTGGGGCAGGACACGGTGCTGACGTTTGGCAATGATTCGGTGACGCTGGTCGGGGTTGCGCTCAATAGCTTGAGTGCCGACGGTATTGTGATCGCCTGA
- a CDS encoding ATP-dependent DNA helicase produces the protein MSYSIAVRALCEFTAKCGDLDLRFTPSPTALEGIAGHRTVASRRSEQYQSEVALEGEYLQLKVKGRADGYDPAQNCLEEVKTYRGDLSKQPANHRQLHWAQAKVYGWLMCRKLDVQQINLALVYFDIVSEKETCLVEAFDAKTLQDFFEHQCRLFLHWAEQEMAHRDARNRAAQHLSFPHAGFRPGQRHLAESVFKAVSTGRCLMAQAPTGIGKTLGTLFPMLKALAPQQLDKVFFLTAKTPGRKLALDASQVLFDQTPTLPLRVLEMVARDKACEHPDKACHGESCPLAQGFYDRLPAAREAASRINLLDQAAMRDVAAQHSVCPYYLSQEMARWADVVVADYNYYFDFSALLFGLAQLNQWKVAVLADEAHNLVERGRQMYSASLDQGTFGSVRKTAPQALKNVLQRVNREWNALHAPQLAPYQAYDKAPEKLLQAISLCCAAIGDYLNDHPQGLDSGLQNVYFDLLQFGRVAELYDEHYLFDISKRDLDRKRPLSQLCLRNVVPAAFIGPRLKAARSSVLFSATLSPRRYYADLLGTPADTVCIDVESPFSAEQLQVHIVSRISTRFNHRQASLAPIVELIARQFSERPGNYLAFFSSFDYLQQVAQLLAERHPHITLWQQSRGMAEGQRQAFLDQFTADSQGVGFAVLGGAFGEGIDLPGARLIGAFIATLGLAQLNPVNEQMKQRMAAIFGAGYDYTYLFPGVQKVVQAAGRVIRTREDRGVVMLIDDRFAEHRIQQLLPRWWAIDNEPAASQIDGFTHTPAHISVR, from the coding sequence TTGAGCTACAGCATTGCCGTGCGCGCACTGTGCGAGTTCACCGCGAAATGCGGCGACCTCGACCTGCGTTTCACACCGTCCCCCACAGCGCTGGAAGGCATTGCCGGGCATCGTACCGTGGCTTCGCGGCGTAGCGAGCAGTATCAAAGTGAAGTCGCGCTGGAAGGCGAGTACCTGCAACTGAAGGTCAAGGGCAGGGCGGATGGCTACGACCCTGCGCAAAACTGCCTCGAAGAGGTCAAAACCTACCGTGGCGACCTGAGCAAGCAACCGGCCAATCATCGGCAATTGCACTGGGCGCAGGCCAAGGTTTACGGCTGGTTGATGTGCCGCAAGCTCGATGTGCAGCAGATCAACCTGGCGCTGGTGTATTTCGACATCGTCAGCGAGAAGGAAACCTGCCTGGTCGAAGCCTTCGACGCCAAGACCCTGCAGGACTTCTTCGAGCACCAATGCCGCTTGTTTCTGCATTGGGCCGAACAGGAAATGGCGCACCGTGATGCGCGTAATCGAGCGGCGCAGCACCTTAGCTTTCCCCATGCCGGTTTTCGCCCCGGCCAGCGGCACCTGGCCGAATCGGTGTTCAAGGCCGTCAGCACCGGTCGTTGTCTGATGGCCCAGGCGCCGACCGGGATCGGCAAGACCCTCGGCACCCTGTTCCCGATGCTCAAGGCGCTGGCGCCGCAGCAACTGGACAAGGTGTTCTTCCTGACCGCCAAGACCCCCGGGCGCAAACTGGCGCTGGACGCCAGTCAGGTGTTGTTCGATCAGACGCCGACATTGCCCTTGCGGGTCCTGGAAATGGTCGCCCGGGACAAGGCCTGCGAACACCCGGACAAGGCCTGTCACGGTGAATCCTGTCCCCTGGCGCAAGGCTTCTACGATCGTTTGCCCGCCGCCCGCGAAGCGGCCAGTCGCATCAACCTGCTTGATCAGGCGGCCATGCGCGACGTCGCCGCGCAACACTCGGTCTGTCCGTATTACCTGAGCCAGGAAATGGCCCGCTGGGCCGACGTGGTGGTAGCCGACTACAACTATTATTTCGACTTCAGTGCTTTGCTGTTCGGGCTGGCCCAGCTCAATCAGTGGAAAGTCGCCGTCCTGGCAGACGAGGCGCACAACCTGGTGGAGCGCGGCCGGCAGATGTACAGCGCCAGTCTGGATCAGGGCACCTTCGGCAGCGTGCGCAAAACCGCCCCGCAGGCGCTGAAAAACGTCCTGCAACGGGTCAACCGCGAGTGGAACGCGTTGCATGCGCCGCAACTGGCGCCGTATCAGGCCTACGACAAGGCGCCGGAAAAACTGCTGCAAGCGATCTCGCTGTGCTGCGCGGCCATCGGCGATTACCTCAACGATCACCCGCAAGGGCTCGACAGCGGTTTGCAGAATGTCTACTTCGACCTGCTGCAATTTGGCCGGGTCGCGGAGCTGTACGACGAGCATTATCTGTTCGACATCAGCAAGCGCGACCTCGATCGCAAGCGACCGCTGTCGCAACTGTGCCTGCGCAATGTGGTGCCGGCCGCGTTCATCGGCCCGCGCCTGAAAGCGGCGCGCAGCAGCGTATTGTTTTCCGCCACCCTCAGCCCGCGCCGCTATTACGCCGACCTGCTCGGGACACCCGCCGATACCGTGTGCATCGACGTAGAGTCGCCGTTCAGCGCCGAGCAGTTGCAGGTGCACATCGTCAGCCGCATTTCTACGCGCTTCAACCATCGCCAGGCTTCGCTGGCGCCCATCGTCGAGCTGATCGCTCGCCAGTTCAGCGAACGGCCGGGCAACTATCTGGCGTTCTTCAGCAGCTTTGACTACTTGCAACAGGTCGCGCAGTTGCTGGCCGAACGGCACCCGCACATCACCTTGTGGCAGCAATCACGGGGCATGGCCGAAGGGCAGCGTCAGGCGTTCCTCGATCAGTTCACCGCCGACAGCCAGGGCGTCGGGTTTGCGGTGCTGGGCGGCGCCTTCGGGGAAGGCATCGACTTGCCCGGCGCCCGCCTGATCGGTGCGTTCATCGCCACCCTGGGGCTGGCGCAGCTCAACCCGGTCAATGAACAGATGAAGCAGCGCATGGCGGCGATTTTCGGCGCCGGCTACGACTACACCTACCTGTTTCCCGGGGTACAGAAAGTGGTGCAGGCCGCCGGTCGCGTGATCCGTACCCGCGAGGATCGCGGCGTGGTGATGCTGATCGACGATCGCTTTGCCGAGCATCGCATTCAGCAACTGCTGCCGCGCTGGTGGGCGATCGATAACGAGCCCGCCGCTTCCCAAATCGACGGATTCACGCATACTCCTGCTCATATCAGTGTGCGGTGA
- a CDS encoding YgdI/YgdR family lipoprotein, with amino-acid sequence MKIKTLGIPLAVAALLALGGCSTQTVVTLQNGTQYLTKDMPKTKTKDGFYEFEDISGAKVKVRADEVATVREED; translated from the coding sequence ATGAAAATCAAGACGCTGGGCATTCCTCTGGCAGTTGCGGCTTTGCTGGCTTTGGGCGGTTGCTCGACCCAGACCGTGGTCACCCTGCAGAACGGCACTCAGTATTTGACCAAGGACATGCCGAAGACCAAAACCAAGGACGGTTTCTATGAATTCGAGGATATTTCCGGGGCCAAGGTGAAAGTGCGCGCCGATGAGGTTGCCACTGTTCGCGAAGAAGACTGA
- a CDS encoding VRR-NUC domain-containing protein — MTANPLDDPFYYLNNFRQVLDWLELRYADVMSATEHAFIRDFKALPKPSQGLLVRMVMRKGVHFRAGKLAYAEIGDIAEAARPLLEHGWLDEHAPLALAEVFEVLLKAEILQAFAAFIEQPKGRKDDWLPALAGLFPETRRLCDWAPLLAERLFSLTIMDLCDRLRLMFFGNLYQDWSEFVLADLGIFTYEKVEFCADSRGLRSREDVDACLFLHTCQLRFEAGEPLEIIVEQVSAMHFDNPWLQRRRGKVLFQIAQYCERTTEFALALNIYRDCAYPGARLRMIRVLERCGEYALALELATVAEQAVESAAEQQGLQRIVPRLRRKLGGPPLKRVAARPVERLDLQLLRSDPGLSVEYYVQAHLHDDDGPVHYVENSLINSLFGLLCWPAIFAPLPGAFFHPFQRGPVDLLNEDFQQRRAELFQACLAELDDGRYAQTIRERFVAKWGIQSPFVFWGALNEALLEQALACLPAEHLKHWFNRLLLDIKANRAGMPDLIQFWPQHKTYRMIEVKGPGDRLQDNQLRWLEFCHQHQMPVAVCYVQWAEQSA; from the coding sequence GTGACTGCCAATCCCCTCGACGATCCGTTCTATTACCTCAACAACTTCCGGCAAGTGCTTGACTGGCTTGAGCTGCGCTATGCCGATGTGATGAGCGCAACCGAGCACGCCTTCATTCGCGACTTCAAGGCATTGCCCAAACCGTCGCAAGGTTTGCTGGTGCGCATGGTGATGCGCAAGGGCGTGCATTTTCGTGCCGGCAAACTCGCTTATGCCGAGATCGGTGACATCGCCGAGGCTGCGCGACCGTTGCTGGAGCATGGCTGGCTGGATGAACACGCCCCCTTGGCGCTGGCCGAGGTGTTCGAGGTGTTGCTCAAGGCCGAAATCCTGCAAGCGTTCGCCGCGTTCATCGAGCAACCCAAGGGCCGCAAGGACGACTGGCTGCCCGCACTCGCCGGGCTGTTCCCGGAAACCCGCCGCCTGTGCGACTGGGCACCGTTGCTCGCCGAGCGTCTGTTCAGCCTGACCATCATGGACCTGTGCGACCGCTTGCGCCTGATGTTCTTCGGCAACCTGTACCAGGACTGGTCGGAGTTCGTCCTCGCCGACCTCGGGATCTTCACCTACGAAAAAGTCGAGTTCTGCGCCGACTCCCGTGGTCTGCGCAGCCGCGAAGACGTTGACGCCTGCCTGTTTCTGCACACCTGCCAGCTGCGCTTCGAGGCCGGCGAACCGTTGGAGATCATTGTCGAGCAGGTCAGCGCCATGCATTTCGATAACCCGTGGCTGCAACGGCGGCGTGGCAAGGTGCTGTTCCAGATCGCCCAGTATTGCGAGCGCACCACCGAGTTTGCCCTGGCCCTGAACATCTACCGCGACTGTGCCTACCCGGGCGCGCGATTGCGCATGATCCGGGTGCTGGAGCGCTGCGGTGAATACGCCTTGGCCCTGGAACTCGCCACTGTGGCGGAGCAGGCCGTGGAGAGTGCTGCCGAACAACAAGGCCTGCAACGCATCGTGCCACGGCTGCGGCGCAAACTCGGTGGTCCGCCATTGAAACGGGTGGCGGCCAGACCGGTGGAGCGCCTGGATCTGCAGCTGCTGCGCAGCGATCCAGGGTTGTCGGTCGAGTACTACGTGCAGGCCCATCTGCACGACGACGATGGCCCGGTGCATTACGTGGAAAACAGTCTGATCAATTCGCTGTTCGGCCTGTTGTGCTGGCCGGCGATTTTTGCGCCGCTGCCGGGCGCGTTCTTTCACCCGTTCCAGCGCGGGCCGGTGGATTTGCTGAATGAAGACTTTCAGCAACGCCGCGCCGAACTGTTCCAGGCCTGTCTGGCTGAGCTCGACGATGGTCGCTATGCGCAGACCATTCGCGAACGATTTGTCGCCAAGTGGGGCATCCAGTCGCCATTCGTGTTTTGGGGCGCCTTGAATGAAGCCTTGCTGGAGCAGGCACTGGCCTGTCTGCCGGCCGAACACCTGAAACACTGGTTCAACCGGCTGCTGCTCGACATCAAGGCCAACCGTGCTGGCATGCCCGACCTGATCCAGTTCTGGCCGCAGCACAAAACTTACCGGATGATCGAAGTCAAAGGCCCCGGCGACCGCTTGCAGGATAACCAGCTGCGCTGGCTGGAGTTCTGCCATCAACACCAGATGCCGGTTGCCGTGTGTTACGTGCAATGGGCGGAGCAGAGCGCTTGA